In Lotus japonicus ecotype B-129 chromosome 5, LjGifu_v1.2, one genomic interval encodes:
- the LOC130719763 gene encoding protein FAR1-RELATED SEQUENCE 5-like, translating into MAEINEEAHVDLSNSGGMNESQDLNDISDNSDGDDVVNNDSSQQQCKLIPELTIDEIRELEFLSEQDAVEFYQHYAQFKGFGVRKDDVRRNRKGNVVSRQLVCNREGERHEKHLKKVSRVKEAKPITRVSCQAKFRVRFEANSSKWKVVYFEPEHNHELTLAKQVHLIPAFRGLTNGDKAQVDTLKLYGVRSCNIMGLMMGQKGGHDSVGFLKKDLYNHVDKNKRISLGAGDAAGSLNYFTRKGEKDPMFYFRFTRTSNDNLENLFWCDGTSRLDYQAFGDVIVFDSTYKKNKYNKPVVIFSGYNHHKETTIFACALVSDETVDTYKCRDRWR; encoded by the exons ATGGCTGAAATTAATGAAGAGGCTCATGTGGACTTGTCTAATTCTGGAGGCATGAATGAGTCTCAGGATCTGAATGATATCTCAGATAATTCTGATGGAGATGATGTGGTCAATAATGATTCTTCCCAACAACAGTGCAAGCTAATTCCTGAGTTGACTATTGATGAAATTAGGGAGCTGGAGTTTTTGTCTGAGCAGGATGCCGTTGAGTTTTACCAGCACTATGCCCAGTTTAAAGGTTTTGGGGTTAGGAAGGATGATGTTCGGCGCAATCGAAAAGGTAATGTTGTTAGTCGCCAGCTTGTTTGTAATAGGGAAGGTGAGAGACATGAGAAGCATTTGAAAAAGGTTAGTCGAGTGAAAGAGGCTAAGCCAATTACCAGAGTATCATGCCAAGCTAAATTTCGTGTACGTTTCGAGGCAAACTCCAGCAAGTGGAAGGTTGTTTATTTTGAACCTGAGCACAATCATGAGTTGACACTGGCTAAGCAAGTTCATTTAATTCCGGCATTCAGGGGATTGACTAATGGTGATAAGGCTCAAGTTGACACACTAAAGCTCTATGGCGTGAGGAGTTGCAACATAATGGGTCTCATGATGGGACAAAAAGGAGGTCATGATTCAGTTGGTtttttgaaaaaggacttatacAACCATGTCGATAAGAATAAAAGGATCAGTTTAGGTGCTGGTGATGCTGCTGGTTCATTAAACTATTTTACGCGGAAAGGGGAGAAGGATCCGATGTTTTATTTCAGGTTCACGAGAACAAGTAATGATAATCTTGAAAATTTGTTCTGGTGTGATGGAACCAGTCGTCTTGACTACCAAGCTTTTGGAGATGTAATCGTGTTTGACAGCACTTACAAAAAGAACAAGTACAACAAGCCTGTTGTTATATTTTCTGGTTACAATCATCACAAGGAGACTACTATTTTTGCATGTGCATTGGTTTCTGATGAGACTGTGGATACTTACAA ATGTCGTGACAGATGGAGATAA
- the LOC130718824 gene encoding protein FAR1-RELATED SEQUENCE 5-like: MREAIKVVFPNSTHRLCGWHIQQNAVKKIHLPKFLDDFDYLIFGNFSPQRFESKWESMIEKYDLREDKWIKQMYETKEMWATAFMRERFFAGIRTTSLCEGINSFIKKYVTCKNSMLDFIYNFERAVEEYRHNELASDFRSCYGEPVLTTALSGIEQGAAKLLTRNMFREVRHVMEQALSLNLVERSEVCNTVMIKLSVCGRSSSQFLVVYDKNQSTFECDCGLSDFKGIPCSHIICAMRIEDFTTFPASLVSNRWLKTAKVDYIHTIPSIELDSEKVKLLRRGAISAACNFLSEYAADDATDFSAVIEDIYKLVSKVQKRRHPKSTEGNLFVIRDPAVVRTRGARKKLKTKKKKRLCSNCRKSGHTIRTCPTLFEGVGDDEVDEGDSSVELDDDSINENTVVSLAGGDNGGSTSRQIGTAKRKVGDNGNVGSVQGNERDVLSPSAGPQIDAAGPTLNFGDGMNMFPQFPPPSQIFHSFPPYSSFPSSSGSQQFLSTIHEVERRAKMAKRD; this comes from the exons ATGCGTGAGGCAATTAAGGTAGTGTTTCCAAATTCAACCCACAGGCTTTGTGGATGGCACATTCAGCAAAATGCAGTTAAGAAAATTCATTTGCCTAAATTCTTAGATGACTTTGACTATTTGATCTTTGGTAATTTCAGTCCTCAGCGGTTTGAATCAAAGTGGGAGAGTATGATTGAAAAGTATGATCTTCGTGAGGACAAATGGATTAAACAAATGTATGAAACAAAGGAGATGTGGGCAACTGCATTTATGAGAGAGAGATTTTTTGCTGGAATTAGGACTACCTCGCTATGCGAAGGTATCAACTCTTTCATTAAGAAGTATGTGACGTGCAAAAATAGTATGCTGGATTTCATTTATAATTTTGAGAGAGCTGTGGAAGAGTATAGGCACAATGAGTTAGCCTCTGACTTTAGGTCATGTTATGGGGAGCCTGTGTTAACCACTGCTTTGAGTGGCATTGAACAAGGAGCTGCTAAACTGTTGACCAGAAATATGTTTAGGGAAGTTAGACATGTCATGGAACAAGCTTTGAGCCTTAACCTTGTTGAACGGTCCGAGGTGTGCAACACAGTAATGATAAAGCTGAGTGTATGTGGCAGATCCAGTTCTCAATTCTTGGTTGTTTATGATAAGAATCAGAGCACATTTGAGTGTGATTGTGGGCTATCTGATTTTAAGGGCATTCCTTGTTCTCACATCATATGTGCTATGAGGATTGAGGACTTCACCACATTTCCTGCATCTCTTGTTTCCAACCGGTGGTTGAAGACTGCGAAGGTGGATTACATACACACAATACCCTCCATTGAGCTTGATTCTGAAAAAGTGAAATTGTTGCGTAGAGGTGCCATTTCTGCTGCATGCAATTTTCTTAGTGAATATGCCGCTGATGATGCTACAGATTTTTCAGCCGTAATTGAGGATATATACAAACTGGTCTCGAAAGTTCAGAAACGTCGTCATCCGAAATCTACTGAAGGTAATTTATTTGTGATTCGTGACCCAGCTGTCGTGAGAACCCGAGGTGCACGAAAGAAGTTGAAgactaagaagaagaaaagactcTGTTCTAATTGCAGAAAGAGTGGCCACACAATCCGGACATGTCCTACATTGTTTGAGGGAGTCGGAGATGATGAAGTAGATGAAGGAGATTCATCTGTTGAGCTGGATGATGATAGCATTAATGAAAAT ACTGTGGTGTCATTAGCAGGAGGAGATAATGGAGGTTCTACTTCAAGGCAAATAGGCACAGCCAAAAGAAAG GTTGGAGATAATGGCAATGTTGGTAGTGTTCAAGGTAATGAACGCGATGTTTTATCACCGTCAGCTGGTCCACAAATTGATGCTGCAGGTCCTACGCTGAATTTTGGGGACGGAATGAATATGTTCCCTCAATTTCCCCCACCTAGCCAGATTTTCCATTCGTTCCCGCCATATTCTTCTTTCCCTTCTTCCAGTGGAAGTCAGCAGTTTTTGTCCACTATTCATGAGGTTGAGAGGAGAGCAAAGATGGCAAAGAGGGATTAG
- the LOC130721387 gene encoding uncharacterized protein LOC130721387 has translation MDPVGGEFSFRLLAGNLGGLIFECVAEFLRRYGLKENHLCDFFYFGKNTFIVKILDGTLKEISYGVGTSLSQPIVIDDGDEEAVDDEDPVGDDEDAEEDEEDDGIMEVSEGEEENGVNRVLHPFDKVITKSDSKGDQTLSLPMMYVRNHVRPNWQHVVLQTPEGRTYACELKRRNPGEDDTPCNIGKDWNKFVKENKLKRGDTVHFRPDSVANNMIYVSIIRRKQR, from the exons ATGGATCCAGTAGGTGGGGAGTTCTCTTTTAGGTTACTTGCTGGGAACTTAGGGGGCTTGATTTTTGAATGTGTTGCTGAATTTTTAAGGAGATATGGCCTGAAAGAAAATCACTTATGTGATTTTTTCTATTTTGGAAAAAACACATTTATTGTGAAGATTTTGGATGGTACCCTGAAAGAAATTAGCTATGGTGTTGGCACTTCCCTAAGCCAACCTATAGTaattgatgatggtgatgaggaGGCTGTGGATGATGAGGATCCAGTGGGAGATGATGAGGAtgctgaagaagatgaggaggatGATGGAATTATGGAAGTTAGTGAAGGAGAGGAAGAAAATGGTGTGAACAGGGTTCTTCACCCATTTGATAAGGTGATTACTAAATCAGATTCAAAAGGAGATCAGACTTTG TCACTACCCATGATGTATGTTCGGAACCATGTTAGGCCAAATTGGCAGCATGTTGTTCTACAAACCCCGGAGGGTAGAACCTACGCTTGTGAGTTGAAAAGGAGGAATCCAGGAGAGGATGATACTCCTTGCAACATTGGGAAGGATTGGAATAAGTTCGTTAAGGAGAACAAGTTGAAGAGGGGGGACACCGTGCACTTTAGACCAGATAGCGTTGCTAATAATATGATTTACGTTAGTATTATTCGTAGGAAGCAGCGTTGA
- the LOC130721452 gene encoding uncharacterized protein LOC130721452 yields the protein MGDNGSKEDEVQRADDSAPNPQPPLPKEPQQPSLPASGTPTGRKSASGTEGRGRVKQQYIKRPRIPTNNGQKLHIGGNETRRDYGGRKRSSGSSSSNGDVMQIMAVYGFPEERFKARTWDLVRRAKPPHPMPWLCIGDFNDIISPADKLGGDVPDMGRLQVANQACNECDFHDVGFSGYRFTWSNMREAPNTVEERLDFALANSAWSCMWPVTKVRHLINYKSDHCPIVLTFSSRRGHRELARTKLFRFEELWLQSSDECSEVVAEAWSRTWSGDDLHGKFEAVSGALGSWGKQKFGDIPKKISDLKVRLQNLQRKPKTDGILREMREAERELDVLLEREEIWWSQRSRANWLKHGHRNTRFFHQKASQRRKRNLIEVITDRGGREVEDDAQISQVLREYFESLFTSSNPSGIEEVTSLVAGRVTQSHLVTLGDPFTKEEVEEAVFQMHPTKALDDSIIFAKATDQEAEVVKTILATYESASGQMINLDKSMLSVSRNVPQNRLYELKQLLGVKAVESFDRYLGLPTIFGALDGTYSSKLGYSFIRNHEAQTNTSASIAMSPLPAKLWQIFWKTPALPRCKDLAWRICCSLLPVRDSLWRKGVNIDPSCPLCGHESETFLEDVDSDAVASWQTTSYALWEARNKLVFQEVPFRCEAAIQRAASMSQVDASIEVRDPHGPVRDAIWRRPPRGFFKVNFDGSWKADAVSGMGMVARNHDGLVLAAAAEVVERPSTVVEAEALAFRWAIGLAINFGFRRVCFETDCLTLFQMWKKPPDGRNYLATIFSDCFQLCRSLDLVSVVFVRRSGNVVADFLARNAASYAGLVWIEEVPPEVDVFVTADLLASMPPI from the exons ATGGGAGATAATGGGTCTAAAGAGGATGAGGTGCAACGGGCTGATGACTCTGCTCCAAACCCGCAGCCACCGTTGCCAAAGGAGCCACAACAGCCCTCCCTTCCAGCTTCAGGCACACCCACGGGTAGGAAAAGTGCGAGTGGGACGGAGGGACGTGGTCGTGTAAAGCAGCAATATATCAAGAGGCCAAGGATTCCAACCAACAATGGACAGAAACTCCACATTGGTGGTAATGAGACAAGGCGGGACTATGGTGGCCGTAAGAGATCGAGTGGCTCCTCATCTTCTAATGGAG ATGTGATGCAGATTATGGCGGTCTATGGCTTTCCGGAGGAGAGGTTTAAAGCTAGGACTTGGGACTTAGTCCGTCGTGCTAAGCCTCCCCATCCTATGCCTTGGCTTTGCATTGGTGACTTTAATGATATAATTTCCCCAGCTGATAAGCTTGGTGGTGATGTGCCTGATATGGGACGTTTACAGGTTGCTAACCAGGCCTGTAATGAGTGTGACTTTCATGATGTTGGTTTTTCAGGTTACAGATTTACTTGGTCGAATATGCGAGAGGCGCCAAACACGGTGGAGGAGCGGTTGGATTTTGCACTTGCCAACTCAGCTTGGAGTTGCATGTGGCCAGTCACTAAAGTCCGCCACTTGATTAATTACAAATCTGACCATTGTCCTATTGTCTTGACTTTCTCTTCTCGCAGGGGACATAGAGAACTGGCGAGGACAAAGCTCTTTCGTTTTGAGGAGCTTTGGCTTCAAAGCAGTGATGAGTGTTCTGAAGTGGTAGCTGAAGCTTGGAGTAGGACCTGGTCTGGTGATGACCTCCATGGTAAATTTGAAGCAGTCAGTGGAGCCCTCGGTTCTTGGGGTAAGCAGAAGTTTGGGGACATACCAAAAAAGATCTCTGATCTTAAGGTCCGCCTCCAAAACCTGCAGCGGAAACCTAAGACGGACGGGATTTTGCGTGAGATGAGAGAAGCAGAACGAGAGCTTGATGTACTGCTTGAAAGAGAGGAGATTTGGTGGAGCCAGAGATCGAGGGCAAATTGGTTAAAACATGGGCACCGCAATACTAGGTTCTTCCATCAGAAGGCATCTCAGAGGCGGAAGCGGAACCTCATTGAGGTTATTACGGATCGTGGTGGTCGAGAGGTAGAGGATGATGCTCAAATCTCACAGGTCCTAAGGGAGTACTTTGAGAGCCTATTTACATCATCCAACCCATCTGGCATTGAAGAGGTGACGTCCCTGGTGGCGGGTAGGGTGACTCAGAGCCATTTAGTTACACTTGGGGATCCTTTCacgaaggaggaggtggaggaggcagTTTTTCAGATGCACCCCACTAAAGCTCTAG ATGACAGTATCATTTTTGCTAAAGCCACTGATCAGGAGGCGGAAGTGGTGAAAACCATTTTGGCCACCTATGAGAGTGCTTCCGGACAAATGATTAATCTGGACAAGTCAATGCTTTCAGTTAGCCGAAATGTGCCTCAGAACCGTCTTTATGAGCTTAAACAGCTGTTGGGAGTAAAGGCAGTGGAAAGTTTTGACAGATACTTGGGATTACCAACTATTTTTG GTGCTCTTGATGGTACATATTCTTCTAAGCTGGGTTACTCTTTTATTAGAAACCATGAGGCGCAGACGAACACGTCGGCTTCCATTGCGATGTCTCCCTTGCCTGCAAAGCTTTGGCAAATTTTTTGGAAGACACCAGCCCTTCCGAGGTGCAAAGATCTAGCTTGGCGTATTTGTTGTTCACTCCTTCCGGTCCGTGATTCTCTATGGCGGAAAGGTGTGAACATTGATCCATCTTGCCCTCTATGTGGCCATGAGTCGGAAACT TTCTTGGAGGATGTTGATAGTGATGCTGTGGCGAGCTGGCAAACGACATCCTATGCGTTATGGGAGGCTCGTAACAAGCTTGTCTTCCAGGAGGTTCCCTTCCGGTGTGAGGCTGCAATCCAGAGGGCAGCTTCGATGTCGCAGGTGGATGCTTCGATTGAGGTTCGTGATCCTCATGGTCCGGTGCGTGACGCGATTTGGAGGAGACCACCGCGTGGATTCTTCAAGGTTAATTTTGATGGATCTTGGAAAGCAGATGCGGTTTCTGGCATGGGGATGGTGGCCAGGAATCATGACGGTTTGGTACTTGCTGCTGCAGCGGAGGTTGTGGAGCGGCCCTCTACAGTGGTGGAGGCTGAGGCCCTAGCTTTCCGGTGGGCGATTGGATTGGCTATTAACTTTGGTTTCAGACGGGTTTGCTTTGAGACAGATTGTCTCACTCTCTTTCAGATGTGGAAGAAGCCTCCGGACGGGAGGAACTATTTAGCTACTATTTTTAGTGATTGCTTTCAGTTGTGTCGTTCTTTAGATTTGGTGTCTGTTGTTTTTGTTCGCCGTTCAGGCAATGTTGTCGCAGACTTTTTGGCCAGGAATGCCGCCTCATACGCCGGTTTGGTGTGGATTGAGGAGGTACCACCTGAAGTCGATGTTTTTGTAACCGCAGACCTTTTGGCTTCTATGCCCCCTATTTAA
- the LOC130720297 gene encoding E3 ubiquitin-protein ligase ATL6-like yields the protein MNNHHNGATTTTLCFFLLLVLISPLTKAQSTNNNENDPYYNRVSPSLAIIIVILIAALFLMGFFSIYIRHCSDSPSASIRNLTGAAGRSRRGARGLDPAVIETFPTLEYSAVKDHKIGKGALECAVCLNEFEDTETLRLIPKCDHVFHPECIDEWLSSHSTCPVCRANLTPQPGDSVRGVPVLAAGEPEDVEAQNDAVPDQQQQTAADATAEPDVNCLNQTLSRNRTKGSRSGRSRWFPRSHSTGHSLVQPGEDTERFTLRLPVEVREQLLNQQLHRARSLIILPRETSSRRGYRTGGGEGSSRGKSSRRLDRGFKSDRWVFTMAPPFLVRASSIRSPRVGNSAGEGTSASTPPPPVARLPV from the coding sequence ATGAACAACCACCACAATggagccaccaccaccaccctttgcttcttcctcctccttgttCTCATCTCCCCCCTCACCAAAGCACAATCAACAAACAACAACGAAAATGATCCCTACTACAACCGTGTGAGTCCTTCCCTGGCGATCATAATCGTCATCCTTATCGCAGCTCTCTTCCTCATGGGCTTCTTCTCTATCTACATCCGACACTGCTCCGACTCCCCCTCAGCCAGCATCCGCAACCTCACCGGCGCTGCCGGCCGTTCCCGCCGCGGCGCGCGCGGCCTCGACCCTGCCGTCATCGAAACATTCCCCACCCTGGAATACTCCGCGGTGAAGGATCACAAAATCGGAAAAGGCGCGCTAGAGTGCGCGGTTTGCCTCAACGAATTCGAGGACACCGAAACGCTGCGTTTGATCCCCAAGTGCGACCATGTCTTCCACCCGGAGTGCATCGACGAGTGGTTATCCTCCCACTCCACCTGCCCTGTCTGCAGAGCTAATCTCACTCCTCAGCCCGGCGATTCAGTGCGCGGAGTTCCGGTTCTCGCCGCCGGCGAACCGGAAGACGTCGAGGCACAAAACGACGCTGTTCCGGATCAGCAGCAACAAACTGCAGCAGATGCTACGGCTGAACCGGATGTGAATTGCTTGAACCAGACGCTGAGCCGGAACAGAACCAAAGGATCACGGTCTGGCCGGTCGAGGTGGTTTCCTCGATCTCACTCGACAGGTCATTCGTTGGTTCAACCAGGTGAGGACACCGAGCGGTTCACTCTGAGGCTGCCTGTGGAGGTGAGGGAACAGTTACTGAACCAGCAATTGCATCGGGCGAGGAGCTTGATTATCTTGCCTAGAGAAACTAGCTCACGGCGGGGATATCGAACCGGTGGCGGGGAGGGGAGTAGCAGGGGGAAGTCTTCTAGGCGGTTGGACCGGGGTTTTAAATCAGACCGGTGGGTTTTCACCATGGCGCCGCCGTTCCTAGTTAGAGCGTCGTCAATTAGGTCCCCGAGGGTGGGTAATAGCGCCGGTGAAGGAACATCCGCTTCTACGCCGCCGCCACCGGTGGCGCGCCTTCCAGTTTAA